A DNA window from Haliovirga abyssi contains the following coding sequences:
- a CDS encoding CHASE2 domain-containing protein: MFRKKTFLLGIFLTFLVTIIFFMYSNLKINLFEIFELKTVDLRYKIRGTEKKDLGVIIIGIDEKSLDKIGKWPWKRSIHGELVKKLNEDGVKSIAFDVSFTESSTSKELLDYKLNLKKIILNGYKNGDIKKKTALSLAKELNKLKLDEDYLFAKALKKAGNVSIGTYNILNEKDVKLSKEVLDNKVYIFNRYVNVPGLAEQLKEVGRTGKRSFEPFSVYKVIPPIKLIGTFCYGVAPYEIGRPDPDGVFRSIPMATYEKYTGLYFPPLYLLAYLNANKYTMDKNVVLDIKNNRLKIYKNAAQLSGLEKSIPLNKDGYQRLNYYGKGHTFEYVSYIDVLNGNVSKDKLKDKIALVGYTDTAKGLYDLRATPFDPNTPGVEIHATAIQNLIDNKYLVRWEVGEHTILILIFGLLITMSLSMKKANFKTTNFMALGIITGYIAMAQILFNNGIWIEIFYPTMSYITIYLSLLILNYVNEELEKKRVKNAFRHYTPPALIDELLKNPDKLKLGGERKILTAFFSDIQGFTSISEGMGPEELVEFLNEYLSYMTDIILNDNGMVDKYEGDAIMAVFGAPVYIEDHALRACYAALEYQKKLDELREKWSGRGLPPIYARIGINTGEMIVGNMGSQDRFDYTVIGDNVNLASRLEGANKQYGTYIMISSDTYREVKDYVEVRELDIIRVKGKNKPVDVYELICKKGELTEQKKGVLKYFLKGLVYYRAQEWEEAINSFEKVLEIDKNDSPAKVYIKRCEIFQKNSPEENWDGVYTFTTK, from the coding sequence GTTTAGAAAAAAAACATTTTTATTAGGAATATTTTTAACATTTTTAGTTACAATTATATTTTTTATGTATTCTAATTTAAAGATAAATCTTTTTGAAATATTTGAATTAAAAACAGTAGATTTAAGATATAAAATTAGAGGAACTGAGAAAAAAGATTTAGGAGTTATCATAATAGGAATAGATGAGAAAAGTTTAGACAAGATAGGGAAATGGCCATGGAAAAGAAGTATACATGGAGAATTAGTTAAGAAATTAAATGAAGATGGAGTTAAAAGTATAGCTTTTGATGTATCTTTTACAGAAAGTTCGACATCAAAAGAGTTATTAGATTATAAATTAAATTTAAAAAAAATAATATTGAATGGTTATAAAAATGGAGATATAAAGAAAAAAACAGCTCTGTCTTTGGCAAAAGAATTAAATAAACTAAAATTAGATGAAGATTATTTATTTGCAAAGGCTTTGAAAAAAGCTGGGAATGTATCAATAGGAACTTACAATATATTAAATGAAAAAGATGTAAAGTTATCAAAAGAGGTTTTGGATAATAAAGTATACATATTTAATAGATATGTTAATGTTCCTGGTCTTGCAGAGCAACTAAAGGAAGTAGGTAGAACTGGAAAAAGGAGTTTTGAGCCATTTTCAGTATATAAAGTTATTCCGCCGATAAAATTAATAGGAACATTTTGTTATGGTGTAGCACCTTACGAGATTGGAAGACCTGATCCAGATGGCGTATTCAGAAGTATACCTATGGCAACATATGAAAAATATACCGGATTATACTTTCCACCATTATATTTACTTGCGTATCTAAACGCTAATAAATATACAATGGACAAAAATGTAGTGTTAGATATAAAAAATAATAGACTTAAAATTTATAAAAATGCAGCTCAACTTTCAGGGCTAGAAAAAAGTATTCCATTAAATAAAGATGGATATCAACGGCTTAATTATTATGGAAAAGGGCATACATTTGAATATGTATCTTATATTGACGTGTTAAATGGAAATGTATCAAAAGATAAATTAAAAGATAAAATTGCCTTAGTTGGTTATACTGATACAGCAAAAGGGTTATATGATTTGAGAGCGACTCCATTTGATCCAAATACCCCAGGAGTAGAAATTCATGCGACTGCAATACAAAATTTGATAGATAATAAATATTTAGTGAGATGGGAAGTTGGAGAACATACAATATTAATATTAATTTTTGGATTGTTAATAACAATGTCTTTATCTATGAAAAAAGCTAACTTTAAAACTACAAATTTTATGGCACTGGGTATAATAACAGGTTATATTGCAATGGCGCAAATTTTATTTAATAATGGTATTTGGATAGAGATTTTTTATCCAACAATGAGTTATATTACAATATATTTGTCATTATTAATATTAAATTATGTAAATGAAGAGTTGGAGAAAAAGAGAGTGAAAAATGCTTTTAGACATTATACACCTCCAGCACTAATAGATGAACTGTTAAAAAATCCTGACAAATTAAAACTCGGTGGAGAAAGAAAAATTTTGACAGCTTTTTTTTCGGACATACAAGGATTTACAAGTATATCTGAAGGAATGGGACCAGAAGAACTTGTTGAATTTTTAAATGAATATTTATCTTATATGACAGATATAATATTAAATGATAATGGAATGGTTGATAAATATGAAGGCGATGCTATTATGGCAGTGTTTGGAGCACCAGTATACATAGAAGATCATGCGTTAAGAGCGTGTTATGCAGCTTTAGAATATCAAAAGAAATTAGATGAATTAAGAGAAAAATGGTCTGGAAGAGGATTACCACCTATTTATGCTAGAATAGGAATAAATACAGGAGAAATGATTGTTGGGAATATGGGGTCTCAAGATAGATTTGATTATACAGTTATAGGAGATAATGTAAATTTAGCTTCAAGATTAGAAGGGGCTAATAAACAATATGGAACTTATATAATGATTAGTTCAGATACTTATAGAGAAGTAAAAGATTATGTAGAAGTAAGAGAGTTGGATATAATTAGAGTAAAAGGTAAAAATAAGCCAGTAGATGTGTATGAATTAATTTGTAAAAAAGGAGAATTAACAGAGCAAAAAAAAGGAGTTTTGAAATATTTTTTAAAAGGATTAGTTTATTATAGAGCACAAGAATGGGAAGAGGCGATAAATTCATTTGAAAAAGTATTAGAAATTGATAAAAATGATTCTCCAGCAAAAGTATATATAAAAAGATGTGAGATTTTTCAAAAAAATTCACCTGAAGAAAATTGGGATGGGGTTTATACTTTTACCACAAAATAA
- a CDS encoding FecR family protein: protein MKRILMILLGLMLVVNMGVFAQGDDLESLLQEDDTSLEQQLLGTAEKKSGDLMGGSVKDIIGQAVLQYPNEKVWKQVYKGMGVKEGTTVVTMENSEAKIELENGAIIDLRPKTQAIFNTLREDPEKKEMTETGIQLFVGKIYSNVKKLVKTGSKYEVKTGSATAGVRGTKFTVAVNETGDTEITTYEGTVAVTTVQSPEPVFVMAGEKIKALKGGKVNPKEKHNELPPKSLEKPVKEKKKAEKKAKVEEKKPTEKGNAGVTMEAGSNVVNGKSYGTLEIKPDFAHIFGTPIGLGLKIMVLQGDENGKNVTKYGPNASDKWYDSVSLRWAEYDSKTFGIRYGELSGVSYGQGLLMSGYSTFGIKTRVTLPKNGFKAMVPLKEASDSKLDTVYAVRLESKVMDKSPLTLGITAITDTDVADDSKLNKTAVGLDASYPVSKYLIPYAEFAKLMDFGQGMGAGFRGGSKFFNYKLEYRNIGKEFTPVLYDYYYNKNKDTYDLSKVEAYSGYLLQVGSNIFDILTMGIKYEDYGDNSKVLTGTALFSKLKFLPGMWSRLQAGFNYMQKGVDFNDFSWEDKEKAVINGYIVYPASGSVDVRIEYNKEAGEEAYQTFRTIIRF, encoded by the coding sequence ATGAAAAGAATACTAATGATTTTACTAGGGCTAATGCTTGTAGTTAATATGGGTGTTTTTGCACAAGGAGATGATTTAGAATCATTGTTACAAGAAGATGATACATCATTAGAGCAACAATTATTGGGAACTGCTGAGAAAAAAAGTGGAGATTTAATGGGTGGTAGTGTAAAAGATATAATAGGACAGGCTGTACTACAATATCCAAATGAAAAAGTATGGAAACAAGTGTATAAAGGGATGGGAGTTAAAGAAGGAACAACAGTAGTTACTATGGAAAATTCAGAGGCTAAAATTGAGTTAGAAAATGGAGCAATTATTGATTTAAGACCAAAGACACAAGCTATATTTAATACTTTAAGAGAAGACCCAGAGAAAAAAGAGATGACAGAAACAGGTATTCAACTTTTTGTAGGAAAAATATATTCAAATGTAAAAAAACTTGTAAAAACAGGTTCGAAATATGAAGTAAAAACAGGGTCAGCAACTGCGGGAGTGAGAGGTACAAAATTTACAGTTGCAGTAAATGAAACAGGAGATACAGAAATTACAACTTATGAAGGAACTGTTGCAGTAACAACAGTACAATCGCCAGAACCAGTTTTTGTAATGGCAGGAGAAAAAATAAAAGCATTAAAAGGTGGGAAAGTAAATCCAAAAGAAAAACATAATGAATTACCACCAAAATCATTAGAAAAACCAGTAAAAGAGAAGAAAAAAGCAGAAAAAAAAGCTAAAGTAGAAGAAAAGAAACCAACTGAAAAAGGAAATGCTGGAGTTACAATGGAAGCAGGTTCTAACGTTGTAAATGGTAAAAGTTATGGAACGTTGGAGATAAAACCTGATTTTGCACATATATTTGGAACGCCAATTGGATTAGGTTTAAAAATAATGGTGTTGCAAGGAGATGAAAATGGTAAAAATGTAACTAAATATGGTCCAAATGCTTCTGATAAATGGTATGATTCAGTATCTTTAAGATGGGCAGAATACGATAGTAAAACATTTGGCATAAGATATGGAGAATTATCTGGAGTAAGTTATGGTCAAGGATTGTTAATGAGTGGATATTCTACTTTTGGAATAAAAACAAGAGTGACTTTACCAAAAAATGGATTTAAAGCTATGGTTCCATTGAAAGAAGCTTCAGATTCTAAATTGGATACAGTTTATGCAGTAAGATTAGAGAGCAAAGTTATGGATAAATCGCCATTAACATTGGGGATTACAGCTATAACAGATACAGATGTAGCTGATGATAGTAAATTAAATAAAACAGCTGTTGGTTTAGATGCTTCATATCCTGTTTCAAAATACTTAATACCATATGCAGAATTTGCTAAACTTATGGATTTTGGACAAGGAATGGGAGCAGGATTTAGAGGTGGAAGTAAATTTTTCAATTATAAATTAGAATATAGAAATATAGGTAAGGAATTTACACCTGTGTTATATGATTATTATTATAACAAAAACAAAGATACATATGATTTGAGCAAGGTAGAGGCTTATTCAGGATATTTACTACAAGTTGGATCAAATATATTTGATATATTAACTATGGGAATAAAATATGAGGATTACGGAGACAATAGTAAAGTATTAACAGGAACAGCACTATTTTCTAAGTTGAAATTTTTACCAGGTATGTGGTCGAGATTACAGGCTGGATTTAATTACATGCAAAAAGGTGTAGATTTTAATGACTTCAGTTGGGAAGATAAAGAAAAAGCTGTGATTAATGGATATATTGTTTATCCTGCAAGTGGAAGTGTAGATGTTAGAATAGAGTATAATAAAGAAGCAGGAGAAGAAGCATATCAAACATTTAGAACAATTATTAGATTTTAA